Proteins encoded in a region of the Malaciobacter mytili LMG 24559 genome:
- the alaS gene encoding alanine--tRNA ligase codes for MDVRKEYLDFFKSKGHEVISSMPLVPDDPTLLFTNAGMVQFKDIFTGAVPTPENKTATSCQLCVRAGGKHNDLENVGYTARHHTLFEMLGNFSFGDYFKEDAIAYAWEFVTVNLALPKDKLWVTVHDSDDEAFEIWQNYISADRIKRFGDKDNFWSMGDTGPCGPCSEIFYDQGEENFGSDEDYLGGEGDRFLEIWNLVFMQYERDASGKMTPLPKPSIDTGMGLERVVAIKEGKFNNFESSLFLPIIKKTQELAKKEATKETIGSFRVIADHLRAVSFMIAQGILFDKEGRGYVLRRILRRAVRHGYLLGFRKPFMANLVETLDSIVGNHYNEIREQKEYIKEQITLEEDRFFKTIESGMSLFEEELKITKEKFSGEVAFKLYDTYGFPLDLTQDMLRDKNIEVDIETFDRLMNEQKSKAKAAWKGSGDSATDGDFKQLLEKYGKNEFVGYNQTAYNSKIISLLDENFKEVSTLSAGQNGWVMLDKTPFYAESGGQSGDIGVIEDENHIAEILDTKKFFDLNLSKIKVSKSNLTIGETVACVVVNRYEVAKHHSATHLLQTALKMVLGENVAQAGSLNDSSRLRFDFTYPKAMSYEQLKEVEDLVNSMIVRGIPSNIEELPIEEAKNKGAIAMFGEKYGDMVRVVDFGGVSVEFCGGTHVRNSADIGSFYILKESGVSAGVRRIEAVCGVAAINYTNEIISKYQEIQTEVKNQDVLLGIKKLKDQIKELKKELEVAQNATQAPLNEQIIDGTKVIVDVVSNGDLKKIVDDLKNANEKLAILLLQAKDDKVMIVAGSKNTNIKAGEWIKNIAPIVGGGGGGRPDFAQAGGKDVTKVEEAKQKALEFVKANL; via the coding sequence ATGGATGTAAGAAAAGAGTATTTAGATTTTTTTAAAAGCAAAGGACATGAGGTAATTTCAAGTATGCCTTTAGTTCCAGATGATCCTACACTATTATTTACAAATGCAGGAATGGTACAGTTTAAAGATATATTTACAGGAGCTGTTCCCACGCCAGAAAATAAAACAGCAACAAGTTGTCAGTTATGTGTAAGAGCCGGGGGAAAACATAATGACTTAGAAAATGTTGGTTACACTGCACGACATCATACACTTTTTGAGATGCTTGGAAACTTCTCTTTTGGAGACTATTTTAAAGAAGATGCAATTGCATATGCTTGGGAGTTTGTAACAGTTAATTTAGCTTTACCTAAAGATAAATTATGGGTTACTGTTCACGATAGTGATGATGAAGCTTTCGAAATTTGGCAAAATTATATTAGTGCTGATAGAATTAAAAGATTTGGAGATAAAGACAACTTTTGGTCAATGGGTGATACAGGACCTTGTGGACCTTGTTCTGAAATCTTTTATGACCAAGGTGAAGAAAACTTTGGAAGTGATGAAGATTATTTAGGTGGAGAAGGTGATAGATTCTTAGAGATATGGAACCTAGTATTTATGCAGTATGAAAGAGATGCAAGTGGAAAGATGACTCCACTTCCAAAACCTTCTATTGATACAGGTATGGGTCTTGAAAGAGTTGTTGCTATTAAAGAAGGTAAATTTAATAATTTTGAATCTTCTTTATTTTTACCTATTATAAAAAAGACTCAAGAGCTTGCTAAAAAAGAAGCAACAAAAGAGACTATTGGAAGTTTTAGAGTAATTGCTGACCACTTAAGAGCCGTATCATTTATGATTGCACAAGGGATTTTATTTGATAAAGAAGGTAGAGGTTATGTTTTAAGAAGAATCTTAAGAAGAGCTGTTAGACATGGTTATCTTTTAGGGTTTAGAAAACCTTTTATGGCAAACTTAGTTGAAACTTTAGATTCTATTGTAGGTAACCATTACAATGAAATTAGAGAACAAAAAGAGTATATAAAAGAACAAATTACACTTGAAGAAGATAGATTTTTTAAAACTATTGAATCTGGTATGTCTTTATTTGAAGAAGAGTTAAAAATCACTAAAGAAAAATTCTCTGGTGAGGTTGCTTTTAAACTTTATGATACATATGGTTTCCCTTTAGACTTAACTCAAGATATGTTAAGAGATAAAAATATTGAAGTTGATATTGAAACTTTTGATAGATTAATGAATGAGCAAAAAAGTAAAGCTAAAGCTGCGTGGAAAGGTAGTGGAGATAGTGCAACTGATGGTGATTTTAAACAATTATTAGAAAAATATGGGAAAAATGAGTTTGTAGGATATAACCAAACAGCATATAACTCAAAAATTATTAGTTTATTAGATGAAAACTTTAAAGAGGTTTCTACTTTAAGTGCAGGACAAAATGGTTGGGTTATGTTGGATAAAACACCATTTTATGCTGAGTCAGGTGGACAAAGTGGAGATATTGGAGTTATTGAAGATGAAAATCATATTGCAGAAATTTTAGATACTAAAAAATTCTTTGATTTAAATCTTTCAAAAATTAAAGTATCAAAATCAAATTTAACTATTGGTGAAACTGTTGCATGTGTGGTTGTAAATAGATATGAAGTGGCAAAACACCATAGTGCAACGCACCTTTTACAAACAGCATTAAAAATGGTTCTTGGAGAAAATGTAGCACAAGCAGGTTCTTTAAATGACTCTTCTAGATTAAGATTTGACTTTACATATCCAAAAGCTATGTCTTATGAACAACTAAAAGAGGTTGAAGATTTAGTAAACTCTATGATAGTAAGAGGAATTCCTTCAAATATTGAAGAATTACCTATTGAAGAAGCTAAAAACAAAGGTGCTATTGCTATGTTTGGTGAAAAATATGGTGATATGGTAAGAGTTGTTGATTTTGGTGGAGTAAGTGTTGAATTTTGTGGGGGAACTCACGTAAGAAATAGTGCTGATATTGGAAGCTTTTATATTTTAAAAGAATCAGGAGTTAGTGCAGGAGTTAGAAGAATTGAAGCAGTTTGTGGAGTTGCAGCAATTAACTATACAAATGAAATTATTTCTAAATACCAAGAGATTCAAACAGAAGTTAAAAATCAAGATGTACTTCTTGGAATAAAAAAATTAAAAGACCAAATAAAAGAGCTTAAAAAAGAGCTAGAAGTTGCTCAAAATGCAACACAAGCACCATTAAATGAGCAAATTATTGATGGAACTAAAGTTATTGTTGATGTGGTTTCAAATGGTGATTTAAAGAAAATTGTTGATGATTTAAAAAATGCAAATGAAAAATTAGCAATTTTATTACTTCAAGCAAAAGATGATAAAGTAATGATTGTTGCTGGAAGTAAAAATACAAATATTAAAGCTGGTGAGTGGATTAAAAATATTGCTCCAATTGTTGGTGGAGGTGGTGGAGGAAGACCAGACTTCGCACAAGCAGGTGGAAAAGATGTTACTAAAGTTGAAGAAGCAAAACAAAAAGCTTTAGAGTTTGTAAAAGCAAATTTATAA
- a CDS encoding AEC family transporter yields the protein MGLFLTLLLKITPLYLNIVLGYISVKILDIKRESIANLVIYILAPIVVFSATISVKIDYTLISLPIFFFIFCSFTAILTYTLCKKYWSDATSNVLAFSAGTSNAGYTGIPLALIFFDHTFADIYIFTMLGFIFYGNTTGFYISAKGNFTVKQSLLKVVRLPILYAFILGLILNINGVSIPEELFIYTSQFKGAYGILGMMILGMSLVGLKKSSDLDKKFILISFFIKFIYWPLAILFFIYLDKTIFNLYNSEIYKMMFLFSILPLANNSVTLAILHGIKPEKASITILLSTIFSIIYIPIMLVLYGGFN from the coding sequence ATGGGACTTTTTTTAACTTTATTATTAAAAATTACACCTTTATATTTAAATATAGTATTGGGCTATATTAGTGTAAAAATCCTTGATATAAAAAGAGAATCAATAGCAAATTTAGTTATATATATTTTGGCTCCAATAGTTGTATTTTCTGCTACTATTAGTGTAAAAATAGATTATACTTTAATCTCTTTGCCAATTTTCTTTTTTATTTTTTGTTCTTTTACTGCAATATTAACTTATACTTTATGTAAAAAATATTGGAGTGATGCAACTTCTAATGTTTTAGCTTTTAGTGCTGGTACTTCAAATGCAGGATATACAGGAATCCCTTTAGCTTTGATTTTTTTTGACCATACTTTCGCAGATATTTATATTTTTACTATGTTAGGTTTTATTTTTTATGGAAATACAACAGGATTTTATATAAGTGCAAAAGGAAACTTTACAGTTAAGCAATCTTTATTAAAAGTTGTTAGACTTCCTATTTTGTATGCTTTTATTTTAGGGCTTATTTTAAATATAAATGGGGTTTCTATTCCAGAAGAGTTATTTATTTATACTTCCCAATTTAAAGGTGCTTATGGGATTTTGGGGATGATGATTTTAGGGATGAGTTTAGTGGGACTTAAAAAAAGTAGTGATTTAGATAAAAAGTTTATACTTATAAGTTTTTTTATAAAATTTATTTATTGGCCTTTAGCTATCTTATTTTTTATATATTTAGATAAAACTATTTTTAATTTATATAATAGTGAAATTTATAAGATGATGTTTTTATTTTCTATTTTACCTTTGGCAAATAATAGTGTAACTTTAGCTATTTTACATGGAATAAAACCAGAAAAAGCAAGTATAACTATTTTGCTTAGTACAATATTTTCTATAATATATATTCCTATAATGCTAGTTTTATATGGTGGGTTTAACTAA
- the trxB gene encoding thioredoxin-disulfide reductase produces the protein MLDLAIIGGGPAGLTAGLYATRGGLKNVIMFEMGMPGGQITGSSEIENYPGQDKVMSGLDLMQSWPAQAMKFGLKHEMSLVSSVSKNSDIFTLTTSDGKTFESKAVLLATGSVPKKAGFKGEKEFFGRGISTCATCDGFFYKNKEVAVIGGGDSALEEAVYLSKICSKVYLVHRRDTYKAAPSTIEHMKHTQNIEEVTNVSVEEVYGDNTGVLGLKVKSKEDGSIRDLNVPGVFVFVGRDVLNEPIKQEDGSFLCEVNEQGEVIVDLKMKTSVPGLYAAGDVRIDAAKQVVCAAGDGATAAVNIIEFLG, from the coding sequence ATGTTAGATTTAGCGATAATAGGAGGAGGACCAGCAGGATTAACAGCTGGTTTATATGCAACTAGAGGTGGCTTAAAAAACGTTATTATGTTCGAAATGGGTATGCCTGGTGGTCAAATCACTGGTTCTTCTGAAATTGAAAATTACCCGGGTCAAGATAAAGTTATGTCTGGTTTAGATTTAATGCAGTCTTGGCCTGCTCAAGCTATGAAGTTTGGTTTAAAGCATGAAATGTCTTTAGTTTCTTCTGTTTCTAAGAATAGTGATATTTTTACTTTAACTACTTCTGATGGTAAGACTTTTGAATCTAAAGCAGTTTTATTAGCTACTGGTTCTGTTCCTAAGAAAGCTGGTTTTAAAGGTGAAAAAGAGTTCTTTGGTAGAGGTATCTCTACTTGTGCTACTTGTGATGGATTTTTTTATAAGAATAAAGAAGTTGCTGTTATTGGTGGTGGGGATTCTGCTTTAGAAGAGGCTGTTTATTTATCAAAAATTTGTAGTAAAGTTTATTTAGTACATAGAAGAGATACATATAAAGCTGCACCTAGTACTATAGAGCATATGAAACATACACAAAATATTGAAGAAGTTACAAATGTAAGTGTAGAAGAGGTATATGGTGATAATACAGGGGTATTAGGACTAAAAGTAAAGAGTAAAGAAGATGGAAGTATAAGAGATTTAAATGTACCAGGAGTATTTGTATTTGTAGGAAGGGATGTATTAAATGAGCCAATTAAACAAGAAGATGGTTCATTTTTATGTGAAGTAAATGAGCAAGGGGAAGTTATTGTTGATTTAAAAATGAAAACTTCTGTTCCTGGTTTATATGCTGCTGGTGATGTTAGAATTGATGCTGCTAAGCAAGTGGTTTGTGCTGCTGGTGATGGTGCTACTGCTGCTGTTAATATTATTGAATTTTTAGGGTAA
- a CDS encoding NlpC/P60 family protein has translation MLKKYLFLFLIPLFFTACSYTTNPLVNPNIENIQSDDELTNLLLNHYYEWKGVKYKYGGNSKKGIDCSAFIQKTYITKLNVKIPRTTYYQSRVGKSVAKINAKAGDLVFFKTGKNSRHVGIYLDDGKFMHVSKKKGVIISSLDNIYFKKHFWKIQRVLEEN, from the coding sequence ATGTTAAAAAAATATCTATTTTTATTTTTAATACCTCTATTTTTTACTGCTTGTTCTTATACAACAAATCCTTTAGTTAATCCTAATATTGAAAATATACAAAGTGATGATGAATTAACAAATCTTTTGTTAAATCATTATTATGAATGGAAAGGTGTAAAGTATAAGTATGGAGGTAATTCAAAAAAGGGAATAGATTGTTCTGCTTTTATTCAAAAAACCTATATAACTAAATTAAATGTAAAAATTCCAAGAACTACTTATTATCAATCAAGAGTAGGAAAAAGTGTAGCAAAAATTAATGCAAAAGCAGGAGATTTAGTATTTTTTAAAACAGGTAAAAATAGTCGTCATGTGGGTATTTATTTAGATGATGGAAAATTTATGCATGTTTCAAAGAAAAAAGGTGTGATTATTTCTAGTTTAGATAATATTTATTTTAAAAAACATTTTTGGAAAATACAAAGGGTATTAGAGGAGAATTAA
- a CDS encoding response regulator transcription factor, with product MKILVLEDNERLLKLISTSLEKEGFIVDCFDNGDEALEALENGYKCFILDINVPSIDGITILEYIRMNHKDVPVLIISSNHDLEKIEKSYKMGCDDYIKKPFYIFELIQKVTKLCSPTSNKFLLTDECLYDIKEHKLYINGDEVELTKKEILFLELFALNLHHVASYDEIINYVWEGEETNLTNIRAMIKRLRKKLPTDSITIVKGMGYSLSKNARYI from the coding sequence ATGAAAATTCTAGTTTTAGAAGATAATGAAAGACTACTAAAGCTAATAAGCACCTCTTTGGAAAAAGAGGGTTTTATTGTGGATTGTTTTGATAATGGTGATGAAGCTTTAGAAGCTTTAGAAAATGGTTATAAATGTTTTATTTTAGATATAAATGTACCATCAATTGATGGAATTACTATTTTAGAATATATTAGAATGAATCATAAAGATGTTCCTGTACTAATTATTAGTTCAAACCATGACTTAGAAAAGATTGAAAAATCTTATAAAATGGGATGTGATGATTATATTAAAAAACCATTTTATATTTTTGAACTTATTCAAAAAGTTACGAAACTTTGTAGTCCAACTTCAAATAAGTTTTTATTAACAGATGAGTGTTTATATGATATAAAAGAGCATAAATTATATATAAATGGCGATGAGGTAGAATTAACAAAAAAAGAGATTTTATTTTTAGAACTTTTTGCTTTAAATTTACACCATGTGGCAAGTTATGATGAAATTATAAATTATGTTTGGGAAGGGGAAGAAACAAATCTTACAAATATAAGAGCTATGATAAAAAGATTAAGAAAAAAACTTCCAACTGATAGTATAACAATTGTAAAGGGAATGGGATACTCTTTAAGTAAAAATGCTAGATATATTTAA
- the dapB gene encoding 4-hydroxy-tetrahydrodipicolinate reductase — protein MIKVGIVGSTGRVGTLLIDDLKNDKEAVLAAVHVFDKLEKSVPENTVVTNDMKELMQSVDVVIDFSAPAATEELLTQVVEHGIRKPLVIATTGFSKHQQNLLVEASKLVPILYSTNMSLGVAVLNKLVALASKTLADFDIEIVEQHHRYKVDSPSGTALTLAEHAARARDLDLDKVRVSGRDGDIGARTKDEIGVMSLRGGDIVGRHTVGLYNDGEFIELHHTATARNTFSRGAIKVAKWLIGKEPNLYSINDALGL, from the coding sequence ATGATTAAAGTAGGAATTGTTGGAAGTACAGGAAGAGTTGGAACATTATTAATTGATGATTTAAAAAATGACAAAGAGGCAGTTTTAGCTGCTGTTCATGTTTTTGATAAGTTAGAAAAAAGCGTTCCTGAAAATACAGTTGTAACAAATGATATGAAAGAATTAATGCAAAGTGTTGATGTTGTTATTGATTTTTCTGCACCAGCTGCAACTGAAGAGTTATTAACTCAAGTAGTTGAACATGGAATTAGAAAACCTTTAGTAATTGCAACAACAGGATTTTCTAAACATCAACAAAACCTATTAGTTGAAGCAAGTAAATTAGTTCCTATTTTATATTCAACAAATATGAGTTTAGGTGTGGCAGTTTTAAATAAACTTGTTGCACTAGCTTCAAAAACATTAGCTGATTTTGATATTGAAATTGTTGAACAACATCATAGATATAAAGTTGATTCACCATCTGGTACAGCTTTAACTTTAGCAGAACATGCAGCACGTGCTAGAGATTTAGACTTAGATAAAGTTAGAGTATCAGGAAGAGATGGAGATATTGGCGCTAGAACAAAAGATGAAATTGGTGTTATGAGTTTAAGAGGTGGAGATATTGTAGGAAGACATACAGTAGGTTTATATAATGATGGGGAGTTTATAGAACTTCATCATACTGCAACAGCAAGAAATACTTTTTCAAGAGGTGCTATTAAAGTTGCAAAATGGCTTATTGGTAAAGAGCCAAATTTATACTCAATCAATGATGCTTTAGGTCTATAA
- the trxA gene encoding thioredoxin yields MGKYIDLTQDNFDSTVANGVSLVDFWAPWCGPCRMLAPVIEELGADFEGKANICKVNTDEQQDLAVKYGIRSIPTIIFMKDGEIVDQMVGAASKQALADKINSLL; encoded by the coding sequence ATGGGAAAATATATTGATTTAACACAAGATAATTTTGATAGTACAGTTGCAAATGGAGTATCTTTAGTAGATTTCTGGGCTCCTTGGTGCGGACCTTGTAGAATGTTAGCTCCTGTTATTGAAGAATTAGGTGCTGATTTTGAAGGTAAAGCAAATATTTGTAAAGTAAATACAGATGAGCAACAAGACTTAGCTGTTAAATACGGAATTAGATCTATTCCTACTATTATTTTTATGAAAGATGGTGAGATTGTAGATCAAATGGTTGGTGCTGCTTCTAAACAAGCATTAGCTGATAAAATAAACTCTTTATTATAA
- a CDS encoding alanine/glycine:cation symporter family protein — translation METLDAIISAISSFVWGVPMLTLLVGTGLYLTIKLKGMQFWALGHAFKLIFIKEKGAKGDISHFSALTTALAATVGIGNIVGVATAITFGGPGAVFWMWVTGLVGMATKYSEAILAVKYREKGENGYKGGPMYYIAKGANLPKLGAIFALFTVLASFGIGNMTQSNAVANALFTQFSVPSWVTGIVLLTITSLVILGGIKSIGKTTAFLIPFMIAIYLVTAFAIIFTNLDKVADAFSLIFYYAFNPISATGGFAGAAVAAAIRYGLARGVFSNESGLGSAPIAAAAAITNDPVKQALVSMTQTFIDTLIVCTTTAIIILMSPVWQQGVGAGELTLKSFQFFLGDTGAVIIVIATILFGYSTILGWSYYGERAFEYLFGDNAVKFYRIIFVSFILIGAMLELKFVWNFSDVANGLMAIPNLIGLLLLSNIVSSETKRYFKHDKL, via the coding sequence ATGGAAACATTAGACGCTATAATTTCTGCTATTTCCTCATTTGTTTGGGGAGTTCCAATGCTAACATTGTTAGTAGGAACAGGACTATATCTTACTATTAAACTTAAAGGTATGCAATTTTGGGCATTAGGACATGCTTTTAAATTAATTTTTATAAAAGAAAAAGGAGCAAAAGGTGATATTTCTCACTTTTCAGCTTTAACAACAGCCTTAGCTGCAACAGTTGGAATTGGTAATATTGTTGGTGTGGCAACTGCTATTACTTTTGGAGGCCCTGGTGCAGTTTTTTGGATGTGGGTTACAGGACTTGTGGGTATGGCAACTAAATACTCAGAAGCAATTTTAGCTGTAAAGTATAGAGAAAAAGGTGAAAATGGGTATAAAGGTGGACCAATGTACTATATTGCAAAAGGTGCAAACTTGCCTAAACTTGGTGCAATATTTGCTCTTTTTACAGTATTAGCCTCTTTTGGTATTGGAAATATGACTCAATCAAATGCTGTTGCAAATGCACTATTTACACAATTTTCAGTTCCATCTTGGGTAACAGGTATTGTTCTTTTAACTATCACTTCTTTAGTTATTTTAGGAGGAATAAAATCAATTGGAAAAACAACTGCTTTTTTAATTCCTTTTATGATTGCAATTTATTTAGTAACTGCATTTGCTATTATTTTTACAAACTTAGATAAAGTTGCAGATGCTTTTTCATTGATTTTCTATTACGCTTTTAATCCAATTTCAGCAACTGGAGGATTTGCAGGAGCTGCTGTTGCAGCTGCAATTAGATATGGACTTGCAAGGGGAGTTTTTTCAAATGAATCAGGACTTGGTTCTGCTCCAATAGCAGCAGCGGCTGCTATTACAAACGACCCTGTAAAACAAGCACTTGTTTCAATGACACAAACTTTTATTGATACATTAATTGTTTGTACTACAACTGCAATTATTATTTTAATGTCACCTGTTTGGCAACAAGGAGTAGGAGCAGGAGAATTAACTTTAAAAAGTTTTCAATTTTTCTTAGGAGATACGGGTGCAGTTATTATTGTAATTGCAACTATTCTTTTTGGGTATTCAACTATTCTTGGTTGGTCATATTATGGTGAGAGAGCATTTGAGTATCTATTTGGAGATAATGCAGTTAAATTTTATAGAATAATTTTTGTTAGTTTCATTTTAATAGGAGCTATGCTAGAACTTAAATTTGTATGGAATTTTTCAGATGTTGCAAATGGACTTATGGCAATTCCAAACTTAATTGGTCTTTTATTATTATCAAATATAGTATCTTCTGAAACAAAAAGATATTTTAAACATGATAAATTATAA
- a CDS encoding sensor histidine kinase has translation MKFLRNLFLFITLFNTFLFAQFEKNILILNSYHRGFLYSDNIIKGIENSFYKTDEIDVNVLYMDYKRVNQKGYLNKLLELYSLQLKNKQYDTIIAIDKFAYDFAIKNKDKLFNNIPLIYTGIETLSEKLPLNHYSVLSKRDITENIKFINRVMPKLKKLYIINDSLSYEKTNLLVEEALKDKRKRFEIEYIEKSTLEEITKKFSTFKRNEAIFFIKFYEDKTKKLNKDNQIERLIHNIKLPIFITDDLFLTKGVVGGKLVPITKLGNVSGKLALDILAKKQNNLKNNKIYIDYDYKFDSLKLREFNISPYYFYNKYEIINKPLDFFQRHRDLLEILFLLFPLLVLLVIGLLHNIYYRRKTENLLKERIEFDETLLNAIESPIFWQNSEGKIVDFNTKFCSMIDIPAQNLYFSRLKKFRTNKYVGRLLEVLEKYERNPQKYSQFTFVNKNFEKKVLLIKQATYKNDGIDLGLVTIFTDITKEIEIEKEKERNQEFLIQQSKLAEIGEIFSAIAHQWKAPLVEITTIAQESFYANGENNKENESYVKDIMTQVKYMNDTINDFQDFIKPSNKKTTFDIYEAITSLLKIVEHNIKFNYIKVDITLKENTNVRVYGYRNEFMQSFLNIINNAKDELVKKDFKNRSIKIEIFNDQNKLFVNIKDNAGGIDEKNIENIFNPYYSTKESGSGIGLYMAKVIIEDKMHGKITVRNTKVGACFTIILEQN, from the coding sequence GTGAAATTTTTAAGAAATCTTTTTCTTTTTATTACTCTTTTTAATACTTTTTTATTTGCGCAGTTTGAAAAAAATATACTAATTTTAAATTCCTATCATAGGGGATTTTTATATAGCGATAATATTATAAAAGGTATTGAAAATAGTTTTTATAAAACAGATGAAATAGATGTAAATGTTTTATATATGGATTATAAAAGAGTTAATCAAAAAGGTTATTTAAATAAGCTTTTAGAGTTATACTCTTTGCAATTAAAAAATAAGCAGTATGATACAATTATTGCTATTGATAAATTTGCATATGATTTTGCCATAAAAAATAAAGATAAGCTTTTTAATAATATTCCTTTAATTTATACAGGAATAGAGACTTTAAGTGAAAAACTTCCTTTAAATCATTATTCTGTTTTATCAAAAAGAGATATTACTGAAAATATAAAATTTATAAATAGAGTAATGCCAAAACTTAAAAAACTCTATATAATAAATGATTCATTATCTTATGAAAAAACAAATCTTTTAGTGGAAGAGGCTTTAAAAGATAAAAGAAAAAGATTTGAAATTGAATATATTGAAAAATCAACTTTAGAAGAAATAACAAAAAAGTTTTCAACTTTCAAACGCAATGAAGCTATATTTTTTATTAAGTTTTATGAGGATAAAACTAAAAAACTAAATAAAGATAATCAAATAGAAAGGCTAATTCATAATATAAAATTACCTATATTTATAACTGATGATTTATTTTTAACAAAAGGGGTTGTTGGGGGTAAACTTGTACCTATTACAAAATTAGGTAATGTTTCTGGAAAATTAGCTTTAGATATTCTTGCTAAAAAACAAAATAATCTAAAAAACAATAAAATATATATAGATTATGACTATAAATTTGATAGTTTAAAATTAAGAGAATTTAATATAAGCCCATACTACTTTTATAATAAATATGAGATTATAAATAAACCTTTAGATTTTTTTCAAAGGCATAGGGATTTACTTGAAATTTTATTTTTACTTTTCCCTTTATTGGTTTTATTAGTTATTGGACTTTTACATAATATTTATTATAGAAGAAAAACAGAAAATTTATTAAAAGAGAGAATAGAGTTTGATGAGACTTTATTAAATGCAATTGAAAGTCCAATTTTTTGGCAAAATAGTGAAGGAAAAATTGTAGATTTTAATACAAAATTCTGTTCTATGATAGATATTCCTGCACAAAATTTATATTTTAGTAGATTAAAAAAATTTAGAACAAATAAATATGTTGGAAGATTATTAGAAGTTTTAGAAAAATATGAAAGAAATCCTCAAAAATATTCACAATTTACTTTTGTAAATAAAAATTTTGAAAAAAAAGTTCTTTTAATAAAACAAGCAACATATAAAAATGATGGTATAGATTTAGGTTTAGTTACTATTTTTACTGATATTACAAAAGAAATAGAAATAGAAAAAGAAAAAGAAAGAAATCAAGAGTTTTTAATCCAACAATCAAAACTTGCAGAAATTGGAGAGATATTTTCAGCAATTGCACATCAATGGAAAGCTCCACTTGTAGAAATAACTACAATAGCTCAAGAGAGTTTTTATGCAAATGGTGAAAATAATAAAGAAAATGAATCTTATGTAAAAGATATTATGACTCAAGTTAAATATATGAATGATACAATAAATGATTTTCAAGATTTTATTAAACCTTCAAATAAAAAAACAACTTTTGATATTTATGAAGCAATTACTTCTTTGCTTAAAATTGTAGAACATAATATTAAATTTAACTATATAAAAGTAGATATAACTTTAAAAGAAAATACAAATGTTAGAGTTTATGGTTATAGAAATGAGTTTATGCAGTCTTTTTTAAATATTATAAATAATGCAAAAGATGAGTTAGTAAAAAAAGATTTTAAAAATAGGTCTATAAAAATAGAGATATTTAATGATCAAAATAAACTTTTTGTAAATATTAAAGATAATGCTGGTGGGATTGATGAGAAGAATATAGAAAATATTTTCAATCCATATTATTCAACAAAAGAGAGTGGAAGTGGTATTGGATTATATATGGCAAAAGTAATTATAGAAGATAAAATGCATGGTAAAATAACAGTAAGAAATACAAAAGTCGGTGCTTGTTTTACTATTATATTGGAGCAAAATTAA